A genomic region of Arachis hypogaea cultivar Tifrunner chromosome 5, arahy.Tifrunner.gnm2.J5K5, whole genome shotgun sequence contains the following coding sequences:
- the LOC112729082 gene encoding uncharacterized protein, with protein MVKQSTQLKELKTQTQQPQFKELEIEVERQISAIKVVRDVEIERLLMELRLVPSCFSEEQLRKPMLQVFEETLPNPSIVKDEGNGKFDVFEEPCEAQTLTSQEGLQTPNVSSQRLSVGMTPKTLRLPKPSEMLLSVHGSPFGVYKENNMEAIYGFGRVDGRYTGSEFHKILPLLV; from the exons ATGGTCAAACAATCAACTCAATTGAAGGAACTTAAAACCCAAACGCAGCAACCTCAATTCAAAGAGCTTGAAATCGAAG TGGAGCGTCAAATCAGTGCAATTAAGGTGGTTCGTGATGTTGAGATTGAGCGATTGTTGATGGAACTTCGTTTGGTTCCGTCGTGTTTCAGTGAGGAACAGCTCCGGAAGCCAATGCTGCAGGTCTTCGAAGAAACCTTACCGAATCCCTCAATTGTGAAAGATGAAGGGAATGGAAAATTTGAT GTTTTTGAGGAGCCATGTGAAGCTCAGACTCTCACAAGTCAAGAAGGTCTTCAGACTCCCAAT GTGAGTAGTCAGCGCTTGTCTGTTGGGATGACACCTAAAACCCTTAGGCTGCCGAAACCTAGCGAGATGCTTCTCTCTGTCCATGGATCACCTTTTGGTGTTTACAAGGAAAATAACATGGAAGCTATATATG GGTTTGGTAGAGTTGATGGAAGgtataccggttcggaattccacaaaatacTTCCGTTGTTAGTATAG